From a region of the Panicum virgatum strain AP13 chromosome 2K, P.virgatum_v5, whole genome shotgun sequence genome:
- the LOC120694935 gene encoding protein trichome birefringence-like 28 isoform X4, giving the protein MQHRRKPASAAAPAAAKQPPSRRPTAPLSLAGLVVAVFLLAIFFYNEDVVKSGGGGADVVAVAGRARSPDLRVLHHHHHEEEEDGDADAATQQQKQQPPPPPPTKHQQQCDLYQGRWTFDAAGELSPLYRESECEFLTEQVTCMRNGRRDDSYQKWRWQPNGCALPRFDASLLLERLRNKRLMFVGDSLNRNQWESMVCLVQSVVPRGHKTLQKFVNNGSLNVFTAHEYNATVEFYWAPFLVQSNSDDPQVHSVMDRVIAWRAIAKHANNWKGVDYLVFNTYIWWLNTFEMKVLKGSGALRNNKGAAGWSKYALVDRPVAYREVLKTWAKWVDRHIDPNRTAVFFMGMSPNHITPWAWGNDGGIKCSMETQPIVNRTAPLNIGTDWRLHGVARGVLARYLHRVPVHFVDITGLSELRKDAHTSVHTLRQGKLLTPEQQADPKTYADCIHWCLPGLPDTWNHFIYAQIVSSSSSSSDASSLLASS; this is encoded by the exons ATGCAGCACCGCCGCAAGCCCGCGTCcgctgcggcgccggccgccgccaagcAGCCGCCCTCGCGCAGGCCCACCGCCCCGCTCTCGCTAGCgggcctcgtcgtcgccgtcttCCTCCTTGCCATCTTCTTCTACAACGAGGACGTCGtcaagagcggcggcggcggcgctgacgtgGTCGCGGTCGCCGGGCGGGCGAGGTCCCCGGACCTGCGGGtcctgcaccaccaccaccatgaggaggaggaggatggggatGCCGATGCCGCCActcagcagcagaagcagcagccgccgccgccgccgccgaccaagCACCAGCAGCAGTGCGACCTGTACCAGGGGCGGTGGACGTTCGACGCGGCGGGGGAGCTGTCGCCGCTGTACCGCGAGTCGGAGTGCGAGTTCCTCACGGAGCAGGTGACGTGCATGCGCAACGGCCGCCGCGACGACTCCTACCAGAAGTGGAGGTGGCAGCCCAACGGATGCGCCCTGCCCAG GTTCGACGCGTCGCTGCTGCTGGAGCGGCTGCGGAACAAGCGGCTCATGTTCGTGGGTGACTCGCTGAACCGCAACCAGTGGGAGTCCATGGTGTGCCTGGTGCAGTCCGTCGTGCCCCGGGGCCACAAGACGCTGCAAAAGTTCGTCAACAACGGCTCGCTCAACGTCTTCACGGCCCAT GAGTACAACGCCACAGTGGAGTTCTACTGGGCGCCCTTCCTGGTGCAGTCCAACTCGGATGACCCGCAGGTGCACAGCGTCATGGACCGCGTCATCGCCTGGCGCGCCATCGCCAAGCACGCCAACAACTGGAAGGGCGTCGACTACCTCGTCTTCAACACCTACATCTGGTGGCTCAACACCTTCGAGATGAAAGTCCT AAAAGGAAGTGGCGCTCTGAGGAATAACAAGGGGGCGGCAGGGTGGAGCAAGTACGCGCTGGTGGACCGGCCGGTGGCGTACCGGGAGGTGCTCAAGACGTGGGCAAAGTGGGTGGACCGCCACATCGATCCCAACCGAACCGCAGTCTTCTTCATGGGCATGTCGCCCAACCACATCAC GCCGTGGGCGTGGGGCAACGACGGCGGCATCAAGTGCTCCATGGAGACGCAGCCGATCGTGAACCGGACGGCGCCCCTCAACATCGGCACGGACTGGCGGCTGCACGGCGTGGCGCGCGGGGTGCTGGCGCGCTACCTCCACCGCGTGCCCGTGCACTTCGTGGACATCACCGGCCTCTCCGAGCTGCGCAAGGACGCCCACACCTCCGTGCACACGCTGCGCCAGGGGAAGCTGCTCACCCCGGAGCAGCAGGCGGACCCCAAGACCTACGCCGACTGCATCCACTGGTGCCTCCCGGGCCTCCCCGACACCTGGAACCACTTCATCTACGCCCAAatcgtctcctcctcctcctcctcctcggatgCATCATCACTACTAGCTAGTAGCTAG
- the LOC120694935 gene encoding protein ESKIMO 1-like isoform X2, translating to MQHRRKPASAAAPAAAKQPPSRRPTAPLSLAGLVVAVFLLAIFFYNEDVVKSGGGGADVVAVAGRARSPDLRVLHHHHHEEEEDGDADAATQQQKQQPPPPPPTKHQQQCDLYQGRWTFDAAGELSPLYRESECEFLTEQVTCMRNGRRDDSYQKWRWQPNGCALPRFDASLLLERLRNKRLMFVGDSLNRNQWESMVCLVQSVVPRGHKTLQKFVNNGSLNVFTAHEYNATVEFYWAPFLVQSNSDDPQVHSVMDRVIAWRAIAKHANNWKGVDYLVFNTYIWWLNTFEMKVLKGSGALRNNKGAAGWSKYALVDRPVAYREVLKTWAKWVDRHIDPNRTAVFFMGMSPNHITQRGMLLVASCMQAVGVGQRRRHQVLHGDAADREPDGAPQHRHGLAAARRGARGAGALPPPRARALRGHHRPLRAAQGRPHLRAHAAPGEAAHPGAAGGPQDLRRLHPLVPPGPPRHLEPLHLRPNRLLLLLLLGCIITTS from the exons ATGCAGCACCGCCGCAAGCCCGCGTCcgctgcggcgccggccgccgccaagcAGCCGCCCTCGCGCAGGCCCACCGCCCCGCTCTCGCTAGCgggcctcgtcgtcgccgtcttCCTCCTTGCCATCTTCTTCTACAACGAGGACGTCGtcaagagcggcggcggcggcgctgacgtgGTCGCGGTCGCCGGGCGGGCGAGGTCCCCGGACCTGCGGGtcctgcaccaccaccaccatgaggaggaggaggatggggatGCCGATGCCGCCActcagcagcagaagcagcagccgccgccgccgccgccgaccaagCACCAGCAGCAGTGCGACCTGTACCAGGGGCGGTGGACGTTCGACGCGGCGGGGGAGCTGTCGCCGCTGTACCGCGAGTCGGAGTGCGAGTTCCTCACGGAGCAGGTGACGTGCATGCGCAACGGCCGCCGCGACGACTCCTACCAGAAGTGGAGGTGGCAGCCCAACGGATGCGCCCTGCCCAG GTTCGACGCGTCGCTGCTGCTGGAGCGGCTGCGGAACAAGCGGCTCATGTTCGTGGGTGACTCGCTGAACCGCAACCAGTGGGAGTCCATGGTGTGCCTGGTGCAGTCCGTCGTGCCCCGGGGCCACAAGACGCTGCAAAAGTTCGTCAACAACGGCTCGCTCAACGTCTTCACGGCCCAT GAGTACAACGCCACAGTGGAGTTCTACTGGGCGCCCTTCCTGGTGCAGTCCAACTCGGATGACCCGCAGGTGCACAGCGTCATGGACCGCGTCATCGCCTGGCGCGCCATCGCCAAGCACGCCAACAACTGGAAGGGCGTCGACTACCTCGTCTTCAACACCTACATCTGGTGGCTCAACACCTTCGAGATGAAAGTCCT AAAAGGAAGTGGCGCTCTGAGGAATAACAAGGGGGCGGCAGGGTGGAGCAAGTACGCGCTGGTGGACCGGCCGGTGGCGTACCGGGAGGTGCTCAAGACGTGGGCAAAGTGGGTGGACCGCCACATCGATCCCAACCGAACCGCAGTCTTCTTCATGGGCATGTCGCCCAACCACATCAC GCAGCGTGGCATGTTGTTGGTTGCATCCTGCATGCAGGCCGTGGGCGTGGGGCAACGACGGCGGCATCAAGTGCTCCATGGAGACGCAGCCGATCGTGAACCGGACGGCGCCCCTCAACATCGGCACGGACTGGCGGCTGCACGGCGTGGCGCGCGGGGTGCTGGCGCGCTACCTCCACCGCGTGCCCGTGCACTTCGTGGACATCACCGGCCTCTCCGAGCTGCGCAAGGACGCCCACACCTCCGTGCACACGCTGCGCCAGGGGAAGCTGCTCACCCCGGAGCAGCAGGCGGACCCCAAGACCTACGCCGACTGCATCCACTGGTGCCTCCCGGGCCTCCCCGACACCTGGAACCACTTCATCTACGCCCAAatcgtctcctcctcctcctcctcctcggatgCATCATCACTACTAGCTAG
- the LOC120694935 gene encoding protein ESKIMO 1-like isoform X5, protein MQHRRKPASAAAPAAAKQPPSRRPTAPLSLAGLVVAVFLLAIFFYNEDVVKSGGGGADVVAVAGRARSPDLRVLHHHHHEEEEDGDADAATQQQKQQPPPPPPTKHQQQCDLYQGRWTFDAAGELSPLYRESECEFLTEQVTCMRNGRRDDSYQKWRWQPNGCALPRFDASLLLERLRNKRLMFVGDSLNRNQWESMVCLVQSVVPRGHKTLQKFVNNGSLNVFTAHEYNATVEFYWAPFLVQSNSDDPQVHSVMDRVIAWRAIAKHANNWKGVDYLVFNTYIWWLNTFEMKVLKFRKGSGALRNNKGAAGWSKYALVDRPVAYREVLKTWAKWVDRHIDPNRTAVFFMGMSPNHITERCKKEHEKQLVSILGKEKLGNHLLQIHTYYIPL, encoded by the exons ATGCAGCACCGCCGCAAGCCCGCGTCcgctgcggcgccggccgccgccaagcAGCCGCCCTCGCGCAGGCCCACCGCCCCGCTCTCGCTAGCgggcctcgtcgtcgccgtcttCCTCCTTGCCATCTTCTTCTACAACGAGGACGTCGtcaagagcggcggcggcggcgctgacgtgGTCGCGGTCGCCGGGCGGGCGAGGTCCCCGGACCTGCGGGtcctgcaccaccaccaccatgaggaggaggaggatggggatGCCGATGCCGCCActcagcagcagaagcagcagccgccgccgccgccgccgaccaagCACCAGCAGCAGTGCGACCTGTACCAGGGGCGGTGGACGTTCGACGCGGCGGGGGAGCTGTCGCCGCTGTACCGCGAGTCGGAGTGCGAGTTCCTCACGGAGCAGGTGACGTGCATGCGCAACGGCCGCCGCGACGACTCCTACCAGAAGTGGAGGTGGCAGCCCAACGGATGCGCCCTGCCCAG GTTCGACGCGTCGCTGCTGCTGGAGCGGCTGCGGAACAAGCGGCTCATGTTCGTGGGTGACTCGCTGAACCGCAACCAGTGGGAGTCCATGGTGTGCCTGGTGCAGTCCGTCGTGCCCCGGGGCCACAAGACGCTGCAAAAGTTCGTCAACAACGGCTCGCTCAACGTCTTCACGGCCCAT GAGTACAACGCCACAGTGGAGTTCTACTGGGCGCCCTTCCTGGTGCAGTCCAACTCGGATGACCCGCAGGTGCACAGCGTCATGGACCGCGTCATCGCCTGGCGCGCCATCGCCAAGCACGCCAACAACTGGAAGGGCGTCGACTACCTCGTCTTCAACACCTACATCTGGTGGCTCAACACCTTCGAGATGAAAGTCCT AAAATTCAGAAAAGGAAGTGGCGCTCTGAGGAATAACAAGGGGGCGGCAGGGTGGAGCAAGTACGCGCTGGTGGACCGGCCGGTGGCGTACCGGGAGGTGCTCAAGACGTGGGCAAAGTGGGTGGACCGCCACATCGATCCCAACCGAACCGCAGTCTTCTTCATGGGCATGTCGCCCAACCACATCAC AGAAAGATGCAAGAAGGAACATGAAAAGCAATTGGTTAGTATTCTGGGGAAGGAAAAGTTGGGCAACCACTTGCTGCAGATACATACATATTATATTCCTCTCTAG
- the LOC120694934 gene encoding probable AMP deaminase — MDSPYALHLAVAALVGASFSAASAYYMHRKTLEQLLRFASDQRRRTRLPPDGGAHDYDLDDAEEDQDHTPPHRDHDRRTMPIPLGLPPLHTGREGRPVISPGSTKRVGAIVRPTTPKSPVPVVSAFERIEDSDDEEDLVPDAKNDAAYLTTNGTIESELLPDKTSQNGELKSVPSTQMIRSHSATGSLHAPQLNPIAADILRKEPEHETFSKINITAVETPSPDEIEAYKVLQKCLELRERYIFREEVAPWEKEIITDPSTPKPNPNPFNYEHQAKTEHHFEMVDGVVHVYPNKDSKERLYPVAGATTFFTDMHYILRVLAAGDIRTVCHHRLNLLEQKFNLHLMVNADRELLAQKAAPHRDFYNVRKVDTHVHHSACMNQKHLLRFIKSKLRKEPDEVVIFRDGTYLTLKEVFESLDLTGYDLNVDLLDVHADKSTFHRFDKFNLKYNPCGQSRLREIFLKQDNLIQGRFLAELTKEVFSDLEASKYQMAEYRISIYGRKKSEWDQMASWIVNNELYSENVVWLIQIPRIYNVYREMGTINSFQNLLDNIFLPLYEVTIDPASHPHLHVFLEQVVGLDLVDDESKPERRPTKHMPTPEQWTNVFNPAYAYYVYYCYANLYTLNKLRESKGMTTIKLRPHCGEAGDIDHLAAAFLTSHNIAHGVNLRKSPVLQYLYYLAQIGLAMSPLSNNSLFIDYHRNPFPTFFLRGLNVSLSTDDPLQIHLTKEPLVEEYSIAASLWKLSSCDLCEIARNSVYQSGFSHRLKSHWIGRNYYRRGPEGNDIHQTNVPHIRVEFRHTIWKEEMELIHFGNVKLPEEIDK, encoded by the exons atggactCACCCTACGcgctccacctcgccgtcgcggcccTCGTCGGCGCCTCCTTCTCCGCGGCCTCTGCCTACTACATGCACCGCAAGACCCTCGAGCAGCTCCTCCGCTTCGCCAGCGACCAACGCCGCCGCACCCGCCTCCCCCCCGATGGAGGAGCCCACGACTACGACCTGGATGATGCCGAAGAGGACCAAGACCACACCCCGCCGCACAGGGATCACGATCGCCGCACCATGCCCATCCCGCTGGGCCTCCCGCCGCTCCACACCGGCCGAGAGg GTAGGCCAGTAATCTCTCCAGGTTCAACTAAAAGAGTTGGAGCTATTGTTAGACCCACTACACCAAAATCCCCTGTCCCTGTTGTCAGTGCGTTTGAGAGAATTGAAGATTCAGATGATGAGGAGGATCTTGTTCCAGATGCCAAGAATGATGCTGCTTACTTGACCACAAATGGCACTATT GAATCAGAGCTCCTTCCAGATAAAACAAGCCAGAACGGGGAGTTAAAATCAGTACCATCAACACAGATGATTAGATCCCATAGTGCAACTGGCAGTCTGCATGCGCCCCAGCTTAACCCAATAGCAGCTGATATACTCCGAAAGGAGCCTGAGCATGAAACCTTCAGTAAGATCAACATCACAGCTGTTG AGACTCCTTCTCCTGATGAAATTGAAGCATATAAAGTTCTTCAGAAATGTCTTGAGCTGCGTGAGAGGTATATATTCAGAGAAGAAGTTGCTCCTTGGGAGAAGGAAATCATTACTGATCCTAGTACTCCAAAACCTAACCCGAATCCATTCAATTATGAACATCAGGCTAAAACTGAA CATCATTTTGAGATGGTTGATGGTGTCGTTCATGTATACCCCAATAAAGATT CTAAAGAAAGACTCTATCCTGTTGCTGGTGCAACTACTTTCTTTACTGATATGCACTACATCCTCCGTGTATTGGCTGCTGGGGATATCCGAACCGTGTGTCACCACCGTTTAAATCTTCTAGAGCAA AAATTTAATCTTCATTTGATGGTCAATGCGGATAGAGAACTGCTTGCTCAGAAAGCTGCACCACACCGGGACTTTTACAATGTTCGGAAGGTTGATACTCATGTTCATCACTCTGCATGCATGAACCAGAAGCATTTGTTGAGATTTATTAAGTCAAAGTTGAGGAAGGAACCTGACGAG GTCGTAATCTTTAGAGATGGGACCTATTTGACTCTCAAGGAGGTTTTCGAGAGTTTGGACTTGACTGG GTATGACCTCAATGTTGATCTCTTAGATGTCCATGCTGATAAGAGCACATTTCATCGTTTTGACAAGTTTAATCTGAAATACAACCCATGTGGCCAATCTCGCCTAAGGGAGATCTTCTTAAAACAGGATAATCTTATTCAAG GTCGCTTCCTTGCTGAGCTCACAAAAGAAGTGTTTTCTGACCTTGAAGCAAGTAAATATCAG ATGGCTGAGTATCGGATATCTATTTACGGGAGGAAAAAAAGTGAATGGGACCAGATGGCTAGTTGGATTGTGAACAATGAGTTATACAGTGAGAATGTTGTTTGGTTAATTCAG ATTCCTCGGATATACAATGTATACAGGGAGATGGGCACAATCAATTCGTTCCAAAACCTCCTTGACAACATTTTTCTCCCTCTTTATGAAGTAACTATTGACCCTGCTTCACATCCTCATCTCCATGTTTTCTTAGAACAG GTTGTTGGGTTGGATTTGGTGGATGatgaaagcaaacctgaaaggCGCCCAACAAAACATATGCCAACACCTGAACAATGGACTAATGTTTTCAATCCAGCCTATGCATATTATGTGTACTATTGTTATGCCAATCTGTACACACTGAACAAG CTTCGTGAGTCCAAGGGCATGACAACAATCAAACTTCGTCCACACTGTGGGGAG GCTGGCGATATCGATCATCTTGCTGCAGCGTTCCTTACTTCACATAATATTGCTCATGGGGTTAATCTTAGGAAATCCCCTGTTCTTCAATACCTGTATTATCTTGCTCAG ATTGGTCTTGCAATGTCTCCTTTGAGTAACAATTCGTTGTTTATTGACTATCACCGGAACCCTTTCCCTACATTTTTCCTAAGAGGACTTAACGTGTCTCTCTCAACTGATGACCCTTTACAAATTCATCTGACAAAGGAACCTCTGGTTGAAGAATACAGTATCGCTGCTTCG CTTTGGAAGTTGAGTTCGTGTGACTTGTGTGAAATAGCAAGGAATTCTGTGTACCAGTCCGGTTTCTCTCACAGGCTCAAG TCCCACTGGATCGGGAGAAACTACTACAGAAGGGGTCCTGAGGGCAATGACATCCACCAAACAAATGTTCCTCACATCAGGGTTGAATTTCGACACACG ATTTGGAAAGAAGAAATGGAGCTAATACATTTTGGAAACGTTAAACTACCAGAAGAAATTGACAAATGA
- the LOC120694935 gene encoding protein ESKIMO 1-like isoform X1 — MQHRRKPASAAAPAAAKQPPSRRPTAPLSLAGLVVAVFLLAIFFYNEDVVKSGGGGADVVAVAGRARSPDLRVLHHHHHEEEEDGDADAATQQQKQQPPPPPPTKHQQQCDLYQGRWTFDAAGELSPLYRESECEFLTEQVTCMRNGRRDDSYQKWRWQPNGCALPRFDASLLLERLRNKRLMFVGDSLNRNQWESMVCLVQSVVPRGHKTLQKFVNNGSLNVFTAHEYNATVEFYWAPFLVQSNSDDPQVHSVMDRVIAWRAIAKHANNWKGVDYLVFNTYIWWLNTFEMKVLKFRKGSGALRNNKGAAGWSKYALVDRPVAYREVLKTWAKWVDRHIDPNRTAVFFMGMSPNHITQRGMLLVASCMQAVGVGQRRRHQVLHGDAADREPDGAPQHRHGLAAARRGARGAGALPPPRARALRGHHRPLRAAQGRPHLRAHAAPGEAAHPGAAGGPQDLRRLHPLVPPGPPRHLEPLHLRPNRLLLLLLLGCIITTS; from the exons ATGCAGCACCGCCGCAAGCCCGCGTCcgctgcggcgccggccgccgccaagcAGCCGCCCTCGCGCAGGCCCACCGCCCCGCTCTCGCTAGCgggcctcgtcgtcgccgtcttCCTCCTTGCCATCTTCTTCTACAACGAGGACGTCGtcaagagcggcggcggcggcgctgacgtgGTCGCGGTCGCCGGGCGGGCGAGGTCCCCGGACCTGCGGGtcctgcaccaccaccaccatgaggaggaggaggatggggatGCCGATGCCGCCActcagcagcagaagcagcagccgccgccgccgccgccgaccaagCACCAGCAGCAGTGCGACCTGTACCAGGGGCGGTGGACGTTCGACGCGGCGGGGGAGCTGTCGCCGCTGTACCGCGAGTCGGAGTGCGAGTTCCTCACGGAGCAGGTGACGTGCATGCGCAACGGCCGCCGCGACGACTCCTACCAGAAGTGGAGGTGGCAGCCCAACGGATGCGCCCTGCCCAG GTTCGACGCGTCGCTGCTGCTGGAGCGGCTGCGGAACAAGCGGCTCATGTTCGTGGGTGACTCGCTGAACCGCAACCAGTGGGAGTCCATGGTGTGCCTGGTGCAGTCCGTCGTGCCCCGGGGCCACAAGACGCTGCAAAAGTTCGTCAACAACGGCTCGCTCAACGTCTTCACGGCCCAT GAGTACAACGCCACAGTGGAGTTCTACTGGGCGCCCTTCCTGGTGCAGTCCAACTCGGATGACCCGCAGGTGCACAGCGTCATGGACCGCGTCATCGCCTGGCGCGCCATCGCCAAGCACGCCAACAACTGGAAGGGCGTCGACTACCTCGTCTTCAACACCTACATCTGGTGGCTCAACACCTTCGAGATGAAAGTCCT AAAATTCAGAAAAGGAAGTGGCGCTCTGAGGAATAACAAGGGGGCGGCAGGGTGGAGCAAGTACGCGCTGGTGGACCGGCCGGTGGCGTACCGGGAGGTGCTCAAGACGTGGGCAAAGTGGGTGGACCGCCACATCGATCCCAACCGAACCGCAGTCTTCTTCATGGGCATGTCGCCCAACCACATCAC GCAGCGTGGCATGTTGTTGGTTGCATCCTGCATGCAGGCCGTGGGCGTGGGGCAACGACGGCGGCATCAAGTGCTCCATGGAGACGCAGCCGATCGTGAACCGGACGGCGCCCCTCAACATCGGCACGGACTGGCGGCTGCACGGCGTGGCGCGCGGGGTGCTGGCGCGCTACCTCCACCGCGTGCCCGTGCACTTCGTGGACATCACCGGCCTCTCCGAGCTGCGCAAGGACGCCCACACCTCCGTGCACACGCTGCGCCAGGGGAAGCTGCTCACCCCGGAGCAGCAGGCGGACCCCAAGACCTACGCCGACTGCATCCACTGGTGCCTCCCGGGCCTCCCCGACACCTGGAACCACTTCATCTACGCCCAAatcgtctcctcctcctcctcctcctcggatgCATCATCACTACTAGCTAG
- the LOC120694935 gene encoding protein trichome birefringence-like 28 isoform X3 yields MQHRRKPASAAAPAAAKQPPSRRPTAPLSLAGLVVAVFLLAIFFYNEDVVKSGGGGADVVAVAGRARSPDLRVLHHHHHEEEEDGDADAATQQQKQQPPPPPPTKHQQQCDLYQGRWTFDAAGELSPLYRESECEFLTEQVTCMRNGRRDDSYQKWRWQPNGCALPRFDASLLLERLRNKRLMFVGDSLNRNQWESMVCLVQSVVPRGHKTLQKFVNNGSLNVFTAHEYNATVEFYWAPFLVQSNSDDPQVHSVMDRVIAWRAIAKHANNWKGVDYLVFNTYIWWLNTFEMKVLKFRKGSGALRNNKGAAGWSKYALVDRPVAYREVLKTWAKWVDRHIDPNRTAVFFMGMSPNHITPWAWGNDGGIKCSMETQPIVNRTAPLNIGTDWRLHGVARGVLARYLHRVPVHFVDITGLSELRKDAHTSVHTLRQGKLLTPEQQADPKTYADCIHWCLPGLPDTWNHFIYAQIVSSSSSSSDASSLLASS; encoded by the exons ATGCAGCACCGCCGCAAGCCCGCGTCcgctgcggcgccggccgccgccaagcAGCCGCCCTCGCGCAGGCCCACCGCCCCGCTCTCGCTAGCgggcctcgtcgtcgccgtcttCCTCCTTGCCATCTTCTTCTACAACGAGGACGTCGtcaagagcggcggcggcggcgctgacgtgGTCGCGGTCGCCGGGCGGGCGAGGTCCCCGGACCTGCGGGtcctgcaccaccaccaccatgaggaggaggaggatggggatGCCGATGCCGCCActcagcagcagaagcagcagccgccgccgccgccgccgaccaagCACCAGCAGCAGTGCGACCTGTACCAGGGGCGGTGGACGTTCGACGCGGCGGGGGAGCTGTCGCCGCTGTACCGCGAGTCGGAGTGCGAGTTCCTCACGGAGCAGGTGACGTGCATGCGCAACGGCCGCCGCGACGACTCCTACCAGAAGTGGAGGTGGCAGCCCAACGGATGCGCCCTGCCCAG GTTCGACGCGTCGCTGCTGCTGGAGCGGCTGCGGAACAAGCGGCTCATGTTCGTGGGTGACTCGCTGAACCGCAACCAGTGGGAGTCCATGGTGTGCCTGGTGCAGTCCGTCGTGCCCCGGGGCCACAAGACGCTGCAAAAGTTCGTCAACAACGGCTCGCTCAACGTCTTCACGGCCCAT GAGTACAACGCCACAGTGGAGTTCTACTGGGCGCCCTTCCTGGTGCAGTCCAACTCGGATGACCCGCAGGTGCACAGCGTCATGGACCGCGTCATCGCCTGGCGCGCCATCGCCAAGCACGCCAACAACTGGAAGGGCGTCGACTACCTCGTCTTCAACACCTACATCTGGTGGCTCAACACCTTCGAGATGAAAGTCCT AAAATTCAGAAAAGGAAGTGGCGCTCTGAGGAATAACAAGGGGGCGGCAGGGTGGAGCAAGTACGCGCTGGTGGACCGGCCGGTGGCGTACCGGGAGGTGCTCAAGACGTGGGCAAAGTGGGTGGACCGCCACATCGATCCCAACCGAACCGCAGTCTTCTTCATGGGCATGTCGCCCAACCACATCAC GCCGTGGGCGTGGGGCAACGACGGCGGCATCAAGTGCTCCATGGAGACGCAGCCGATCGTGAACCGGACGGCGCCCCTCAACATCGGCACGGACTGGCGGCTGCACGGCGTGGCGCGCGGGGTGCTGGCGCGCTACCTCCACCGCGTGCCCGTGCACTTCGTGGACATCACCGGCCTCTCCGAGCTGCGCAAGGACGCCCACACCTCCGTGCACACGCTGCGCCAGGGGAAGCTGCTCACCCCGGAGCAGCAGGCGGACCCCAAGACCTACGCCGACTGCATCCACTGGTGCCTCCCGGGCCTCCCCGACACCTGGAACCACTTCATCTACGCCCAAatcgtctcctcctcctcctcctcctcggatgCATCATCACTACTAGCTAGTAGCTAG